In Pseudonocardia sp. C8, one genomic interval encodes:
- a CDS encoding DivIVA domain-containing protein, with the protein MYRVFESLDALVTIVEEARSVPMTSNCVVPRGDVLELLDDVREAIPGEMDDAQDVLDRRDEVVSEAEREAEETRTAANSEAEETLQNARTEAERLVAEAQEEASRTLAEARHEAERAVADGRRQYAELTDRARDEAERMTHAGRAAHDRLIADGQNEQARLVAETDVVRASHAEAGRIVDAAHTEAERLRRECDEYVDTTLGELEATLNNALGVVGRGRSQLWRGQYGGGYETGGYPAGGRSGTGMDLID; encoded by the coding sequence GTGTACCGGGTCTTCGAGTCACTGGACGCGCTGGTGACGATCGTCGAGGAGGCGCGCAGCGTCCCGATGACGTCCAACTGCGTCGTCCCGCGCGGCGACGTGCTGGAGCTCCTCGACGACGTCCGCGAGGCGATCCCCGGGGAGATGGACGACGCCCAGGACGTCCTCGACCGCCGCGACGAGGTCGTCTCCGAGGCCGAGCGGGAGGCCGAGGAGACCCGGACCGCCGCGAACTCCGAGGCCGAGGAGACGCTGCAGAACGCCCGCACCGAGGCCGAGCGGCTCGTCGCCGAGGCCCAGGAGGAGGCGTCCCGCACGCTCGCCGAGGCCCGGCACGAGGCCGAGCGCGCCGTCGCCGACGGCCGCCGCCAGTACGCCGAGCTCACCGACCGGGCCCGGGACGAGGCCGAGCGCATGACCCACGCCGGGCGGGCCGCGCACGACCGCCTCATCGCCGACGGCCAGAACGAGCAGGCCCGGCTCGTCGCCGAGACCGACGTCGTCCGGGCCTCGCACGCCGAGGCCGGCCGCATCGTCGACGCCGCACACACCGAGGCCGAGCGGCTGCGGCGGGAGTGCGACGAGTACGTCGACACCACACTCGGCGAGCTCGAGGCCACGCTCAACAACGCCCTCGGCGTCGTCGGGCGGGGCCGCAGCCAGCTCTGGCGCGGCCAGTACGGCGGCGGCTACGAGACCGGTGGCTACCCGGCCGGCGGGCGCTCCGGCACCGGGATGGACCTGATCGACTAG
- a CDS encoding glyoxalase/bleomycin resistance/extradiol dioxygenase family protein, which translates to MTDTITALTGAHTTDGRPHVSTSLTPHLVASPAREAIALYSAALGARTVSVTEMGGLVAHAELELPPGRFTVSDPMPDFGLAAAEPGDHPVSMSLAVYVPDVDAAVAVLAEAGSTIRERPTTFVSGDRFASVVDPYGIRWAVMTRVEDLSPEESERRVADWAAAQGQ; encoded by the coding sequence ATGACCGACACCATCACCGCACTCACCGGCGCGCACACCACCGACGGCCGCCCGCACGTCAGCACGTCGCTGACCCCGCACCTGGTCGCCTCGCCGGCCCGCGAGGCGATCGCACTCTACTCCGCGGCGCTGGGCGCCCGGACCGTCTCGGTCACCGAGATGGGCGGGCTGGTCGCGCACGCCGAGCTGGAGCTGCCGCCGGGCCGGTTCACCGTCAGCGACCCGATGCCCGATTTCGGGCTGGCCGCGGCCGAGCCGGGCGATCACCCGGTGAGCATGTCGCTGGCGGTCTACGTGCCCGACGTCGACGCCGCCGTCGCCGTGCTGGCCGAGGCCGGGTCGACGATCCGCGAACGGCCCACGACGTTCGTGTCCGGGGACCGGTTCGCCTCGGTCGTCGACCCGTACGGCATCCGCTGGGCGGTCATGACGCGGGTCGAGGACCTCTCACCGGAGGAGAGCGAGCGCCGGGTCGCCGACTGGGCGGCGGCGCAGGGCCAGTAG
- a CDS encoding helix-turn-helix domain-containing protein has product MVESRGHLNPGAPEVSLSRFPMGLDDLVRWVWVARWDVPPGRTVTQRVLQYPTFNLVTGPDGANLYGPRTVVGTRDLTGRSWVAGVLLRPAATPLLTTTPPVALHAGEEPFPGAPVAAVTAAVHDSADPDRAVAAVLRDWLRPYAERVTDAGLLVNRVCALAEERDDVLRADQLAEEAGVTPRTLERMVRAHVGVTPLWLIECRRLQHAATVLREDPGTDLAALAAGLGYADQAHFTRRYRAVVGETPGATRRAARADTG; this is encoded by the coding sequence GTGGTCGAGTCACGCGGGCACCTGAACCCGGGCGCGCCGGAGGTGTCGCTGTCCCGGTTCCCGATGGGGCTCGACGACCTCGTCCGCTGGGTGTGGGTCGCGCGCTGGGACGTGCCGCCCGGCCGGACGGTCACCCAGCGGGTCCTGCAGTACCCGACGTTCAACCTGGTCACGGGCCCGGACGGGGCGAACCTGTACGGGCCGCGGACGGTCGTCGGGACCCGCGACCTGACCGGGCGGTCCTGGGTGGCCGGGGTGCTGCTGCGCCCGGCCGCGACCCCGCTGCTCACCACGACCCCGCCGGTTGCGCTGCACGCCGGCGAGGAACCGTTCCCGGGCGCCCCGGTGGCCGCGGTGACGGCCGCCGTGCACGACTCCGCCGACCCGGACCGCGCGGTCGCGGCCGTGCTGCGGGACTGGCTGCGCCCGTACGCGGAGCGGGTCACCGACGCCGGCCTGCTGGTCAACCGGGTGTGCGCGCTCGCCGAGGAGCGTGACGACGTCCTCCGCGCCGACCAGCTCGCCGAGGAGGCCGGGGTGACACCCCGGACGCTGGAGCGCATGGTCCGCGCCCACGTCGGCGTCACCCCGCTGTGGCTGATCGAGTGCCGCCGCCTGCAGCACGCCGCCACCGTGCTGCGCGAGGACCCGGGCACCGACCTCGCGGCCCTGGCCGCCGGGCTCGGCTATGCCGACCAGGCGCATTTCACCCGCCGCTACCGCGCCGTCGTCGGCGAGACGCCCGGCGCGACCCGGCGGGCGGCCCGCGCGGACACCGGCTGA
- a CDS encoding MinD/ParA family protein, producing the protein MARRTEPDPTTWWERYGHRLEGPPVTTRPADQPEQPPPPAAPDLREDEVLRPRADRPRSGWRRLLHDLTGGRVNPGPSDADERRAELLERVRTPLHGAHRVAVMSVKGGVGKTTVAAGLGMTLSEHRGDRAVVLDANPDAGTLADRLTGDARVTVRELLDDLEQVATWTDVSRYTSLAGRLQVLASEQDPASGDAFRRDEYERVCDLLGRYFNIIVTDSGTGLVHSAMEGTLARADSVVVVGAPTVDGAGRASKTLDWLVAHGHAGLARDAVVVLSCDRHSREIDAGRILEHFRTRVRGVVEIPHDPHLATGGRIDPARLQPATTDAFLELAALVADAFDVRRGG; encoded by the coding sequence ATGGCGCGCCGGACCGAGCCCGACCCGACCACCTGGTGGGAGCGCTACGGGCACCGGCTGGAAGGACCGCCCGTGACGACCCGACCGGCCGACCAGCCGGAGCAGCCACCGCCCCCGGCGGCTCCGGACCTCCGCGAGGACGAGGTGCTCCGTCCCCGGGCCGACCGGCCCCGTTCCGGCTGGCGGCGCCTGCTGCACGACCTCACCGGCGGCCGCGTCAACCCCGGGCCCAGCGACGCCGACGAGCGGCGCGCGGAGCTGCTGGAACGGGTGCGCACCCCGCTGCACGGGGCGCACCGGGTCGCGGTGATGTCGGTGAAGGGCGGGGTCGGGAAGACGACGGTGGCCGCCGGCCTGGGCATGACGCTGTCCGAGCACCGCGGTGACCGGGCCGTCGTGCTCGACGCCAACCCGGACGCCGGCACGCTCGCCGACCGGCTCACCGGCGACGCCCGGGTCACCGTCCGCGAGCTGCTCGACGACCTGGAGCAGGTCGCCACCTGGACCGACGTCTCCCGGTACACCAGCCTCGCCGGGCGCCTACAGGTGCTCGCTTCCGAGCAGGACCCGGCCTCGGGCGACGCGTTCCGCCGCGATGAGTACGAGCGCGTCTGCGACCTGCTCGGCCGGTACTTCAACATCATCGTCACCGACTCCGGCACCGGCCTGGTGCACTCGGCGATGGAGGGCACCCTGGCCAGGGCCGACTCGGTCGTCGTGGTGGGCGCCCCGACCGTCGACGGCGCCGGGCGGGCCAGCAAGACCCTGGACTGGCTGGTCGCCCACGGGCACGCCGGACTGGCGCGGGACGCGGTCGTCGTCCTGTCCTGCGACCGGCACAGCCGCGAGATCGACGCCGGCCGGATCCTCGAGCACTTCCGCACCCGGGTCCGGGGCGTCGTCGAGATCCCGCACGACCCGCACCTGGCCACCGGCGGCCGGATCGACCCGGCCCGGCTGCAGCCGGCCACGACCGACGCGTTCCTCGAACTGGCCGCCCTGGTGGCGGACGCGTTCGACGTGCGCCGCGGTGGCTGA
- a CDS encoding DUF177 domain-containing protein produces MSTQRTSARPDENPWIFSTRELGRRPGAQRTVARTVPAPEGDEVIGLSGVIAVPGGSDIDLDLSLESVTEGVYVSGTAAARLEGECSRCLDPITDDIEIRVGELFAYPDSVTEETTDADEIPRLVDERFDLTQTVRDAVVTDLPMAPLCTPDCPGLCSGCGERWADLPSDHGHETLDPRWAALKERLPSTD; encoded by the coding sequence ATGAGCACGCAACGCACGTCCGCCCGGCCCGACGAGAACCCGTGGATCTTCAGCACCCGTGAGCTGGGCCGCCGGCCGGGCGCCCAGCGCACCGTCGCCCGGACCGTGCCCGCCCCCGAGGGGGACGAGGTGATCGGGCTGAGCGGCGTGATCGCCGTCCCCGGTGGTTCGGACATCGACCTCGACCTGTCCCTGGAGTCGGTCACCGAGGGCGTCTACGTCTCGGGGACCGCGGCCGCGCGGCTCGAGGGCGAGTGCTCCCGCTGCCTCGACCCGATCACCGACGACATCGAGATCCGGGTCGGGGAGCTGTTCGCCTACCCGGACTCGGTGACCGAGGAGACCACCGACGCCGACGAGATCCCGCGGCTGGTCGACGAGCGGTTCGACCTCACCCAGACCGTGCGGGACGCCGTCGTCACCGATCTCCCGATGGCGCCGCTGTGCACGCCGGACTGCCCCGGCCTGTGCAGCGGGTGCGGCGAGAGGTGGGCCGATCTCCCGTCCGATCACGGGCATGAGACACTGGATCCTCGTTGGGCGGCGCTCAAGGAGCGCCTGCCCTCCACCGACTGA
- the rpmF gene encoding 50S ribosomal protein L32 — MAVPKRRMSRSNTRARRSQWKATAPNLVACSNRACREPKLQHVACPTCGQYDGRQVTSPA; from the coding sequence ATGGCCGTTCCCAAGCGCCGGATGTCGCGGTCCAACACGCGTGCGCGCCGGTCGCAGTGGAAGGCCACTGCGCCGAACCTGGTCGCCTGCTCGAACCGCGCCTGCCGCGAGCCGAAGCTGCAGCACGTCGCCTGCCCGACCTGCGGGCAGTACGACGGCCGGCAGGTCACCAGCCCGGCCTGA
- the rnc gene encoding ribonuclease III yields MGEKSVTGPVTDRSPLLSALGVELDDDLLTLALTHRSYAYENGGLPTNERLEFLGDSVLSIVVTERLYRDHPDLPEGQLAKLRASVVNMHALAGVAAALPAPGGAPEGLGAYLYLGRGEELTGGRTKASILADATEALLGAVYLQHGLEPSRELIHRLFADLLRSAPLLGAGLDWKTSLQELTAAGGHGVPEYRIDEEGPDHLKVFTATAVVGGRDLGSGAGRTKKEAEQKAAEIAWRVLSAEQNTGSSL; encoded by the coding sequence GTGGGCGAGAAGAGCGTGACCGGTCCGGTGACGGACCGGTCTCCTCTGCTGTCCGCACTCGGTGTGGAGCTGGACGACGACCTCCTGACCCTGGCGCTGACCCACCGCTCGTACGCGTACGAGAACGGTGGGCTGCCCACCAACGAGCGCCTGGAGTTCCTCGGCGACTCGGTGCTCTCGATCGTCGTCACCGAGCGGCTGTACCGGGACCACCCGGACCTCCCCGAGGGCCAGCTCGCGAAGCTGCGCGCCAGCGTCGTCAACATGCACGCGCTGGCCGGGGTCGCGGCCGCGCTGCCGGCACCCGGCGGCGCCCCGGAGGGGCTCGGCGCCTACCTCTACCTGGGCCGCGGTGAGGAGCTGACCGGCGGTCGCACGAAGGCCAGCATCCTGGCCGACGCCACCGAGGCCCTCCTGGGCGCGGTGTACCTGCAGCACGGCCTGGAGCCGTCCCGGGAGCTGATCCACCGGCTGTTCGCGGACCTGCTGCGGTCCGCGCCGCTGCTCGGCGCCGGCCTGGACTGGAAGACCAGCCTGCAGGAGCTCACCGCCGCCGGCGGGCACGGCGTGCCCGAGTACCGGATCGACGAGGAGGGCCCGGACCACCTGAAGGTGTTCACCGCGACCGCCGTCGTCGGCGGCCGGGACCTCGGCAGCGGCGCCGGGCGCACCAAGAAGGAGGCCGAGCAGAAGGCCGCCGAGATCGCCTGGCGGGTCCTGTCGGCCGAGCAGAACACCGGCTCCTCCCTCTAG
- the mutM gene encoding bifunctional DNA-formamidopyrimidine glycosylase/DNA-(apurinic or apyrimidinic site) lyase, whose protein sequence is MPELPEVEVVRRGLADHVVDRRVAAVEVRHPRAIRRHVTGPDDFAARLTGRVLRAVSRRGKYLWLELDAAEAGDDALLAHLGMSGQMLVEDPAQPDEKHLRVRIRFDDDGPELRFVDQRTFGGLSVHPLAPAAGGGLVPEPVAHIARDPMDPEFSAAGTVAALRRRRTELKRALLDQTVVSGIGNIYADEALWRARLHGARPTATLTRAQGHAVLDAATTVMTEALAQGGTSFDALYVNVNGASGYFDRSLAVYGRADRACGRCGTPIRRDRFMNRSSFTCPRCQPAPRLTTSRSS, encoded by the coding sequence GTGCCCGAACTGCCCGAGGTGGAGGTCGTCCGCCGCGGCCTCGCCGACCACGTCGTCGACCGGCGGGTCGCCGCCGTGGAGGTGCGCCACCCGCGCGCGATCCGCCGGCACGTCACCGGCCCGGACGACTTCGCCGCCCGCCTGACCGGCCGGGTCCTGCGCGCCGTGTCCCGGCGCGGCAAGTACCTGTGGCTGGAGCTCGACGCGGCCGAGGCCGGCGATGACGCCCTGCTCGCGCACCTCGGCATGTCCGGCCAGATGCTCGTCGAGGACCCGGCACAGCCGGACGAGAAGCACCTGCGGGTACGGATCCGGTTCGACGACGACGGCCCCGAGCTGCGGTTCGTCGACCAGCGCACGTTCGGCGGGCTGTCGGTCCACCCGCTGGCCCCGGCCGCGGGCGGCGGGCTGGTGCCCGAACCGGTCGCCCACATCGCCCGCGACCCGATGGACCCGGAGTTCTCCGCGGCCGGCACGGTCGCGGCGCTGCGCCGCCGCCGGACCGAGCTCAAGCGGGCGCTGCTGGACCAGACGGTCGTCTCCGGGATCGGCAACATCTACGCCGACGAGGCCCTCTGGCGGGCCCGGCTGCACGGTGCCCGCCCGACCGCGACGCTCACCCGCGCGCAGGGGCACGCCGTCCTCGACGCGGCCACCACCGTCATGACCGAGGCGCTCGCCCAGGGCGGGACGTCGTTCGACGCCCTCTACGTCAACGTCAACGGGGCGTCGGGGTACTTCGACCGGTCGCTGGCCGTGTACGGGCGCGCGGACCGGGCCTGCGGCCGCTGCGGCACCCCGATCCGGCGGGACCGGTTCATGAACCGGTCGTCGTTCACCTGCCCGCGCTGCCAGCCGGCGCCCCGGCTCACAACCAGTCGTTCATCTTGA
- a CDS encoding magnesium and cobalt transport protein CorA codes for MSVIDNAVYVDGRRAAAPDSVGGALAELHRCRGNGTGTTAPGSFCWIGTLRPDVSEIHELAKEFDLHSLAVEDTVNAHQRPKLERYGDTEFVVLRPARYVDRDEVVELGEVHLFLGPDFVITVRHAVEPDLHEVRGRLENDPELLAHGPMAVLYAVLDRVVDDYFPVLDGLQDDIDEIEEQVFHGDPTVSRRIYQLIREVIAFQRAVEPLQEIFVELRNRFAKTGESPDLELRRAMRDVIDHATRVQERVEGFRDLLGNILTVNSTLVAQRQNDEMTRLTEAGYQQNEQMKRVSSWAAIIFAPSLIAAVYGMNFDHMPELHWTVGYPMAVGLMLLAAGVLYVAFKMNDWL; via the coding sequence ATGTCGGTGATCGACAATGCGGTGTACGTCGACGGCCGCCGCGCCGCTGCCCCCGACTCCGTCGGCGGGGCGCTCGCGGAGCTGCACCGCTGCCGCGGCAACGGCACCGGCACGACCGCGCCGGGCAGCTTCTGCTGGATCGGGACGCTGCGGCCCGACGTCAGCGAGATCCACGAGCTCGCCAAGGAGTTCGACCTGCACTCGCTCGCCGTCGAGGACACCGTCAACGCCCACCAGCGGCCGAAGTTGGAGCGCTACGGCGACACCGAGTTCGTCGTCCTCCGGCCGGCCCGCTACGTCGACCGCGATGAGGTCGTCGAGCTCGGCGAGGTCCACCTGTTCCTCGGCCCGGACTTCGTGATCACCGTGCGGCACGCCGTCGAACCGGACCTGCACGAGGTCCGCGGGCGCCTCGAGAACGACCCGGAGCTGCTGGCGCACGGGCCGATGGCGGTGCTGTACGCGGTCCTCGACCGGGTCGTGGACGACTACTTCCCGGTCCTGGACGGCCTGCAGGACGACATCGACGAGATCGAGGAGCAGGTCTTCCACGGCGACCCGACCGTGTCCCGGCGGATCTACCAGCTGATCCGCGAGGTGATCGCGTTCCAGCGGGCGGTGGAACCGCTCCAGGAGATCTTCGTCGAGCTGCGCAACCGGTTCGCCAAGACCGGGGAGAGCCCGGACCTGGAGCTGCGCCGGGCGATGCGCGACGTCATCGACCACGCCACCCGGGTCCAGGAACGCGTCGAGGGCTTCCGCGACCTGCTCGGCAACATCCTCACCGTCAACTCGACCCTGGTCGCGCAGCGGCAGAACGACGAGATGACCCGGCTGACCGAGGCGGGCTACCAGCAGAACGAGCAGATGAAGCGGGTGTCGTCCTGGGCGGCGATCATCTTCGCGCCCAGCCTGATCGCCGCCGTCTACGGCATGAACTTCGACCACATGCCCGAGCTGCACTGGACGGTCGGGTATCCGATGGCGGTCGGGCTGATGCTCCTCGCGGCCGGCGTGCTCTACGTGGCGTTCAAGATGAACGACTGGTTGTGA
- a CDS encoding acylphosphatase — MNGSTDSTVRLTAWVQGRVQGVGFRWWTRARALELGLVGQARNLPDGRVAVTAEGDRGACERLLGLLKGGATPGNVTTVTESWSEATGTFSGFAEA; from the coding sequence GTGAACGGCAGCACCGATTCGACCGTCCGGCTGACCGCCTGGGTGCAGGGGCGGGTGCAGGGAGTCGGTTTCCGCTGGTGGACGCGGGCGCGCGCGCTGGAGCTCGGGCTCGTCGGGCAGGCCCGCAACCTGCCCGACGGCCGGGTCGCGGTGACCGCGGAGGGTGACCGCGGCGCCTGCGAACGCCTCCTCGGGCTGTTGAAGGGCGGAGCCACTCCGGGGAACGTGACCACGGTCACGGAGAGCTGGAGCGAGGCGACGGGGACGTTCTCCGGCTTCGCCGAGGCGTGA
- a CDS encoding VOC family protein gives MTVQMNPYLTFDNNARPAMEFYRSVLGGELTIMTFGDMGAEGPVPPPDGVMHANLETPDGFVLMASDGDSERPVGSAAAGVSISLSGDDLGKLEGWFHALADGGTIDVPFEKQMWGDIFGQVTDRFGVRWLVDSAAPAA, from the coding sequence ATGACCGTCCAGATGAACCCCTACCTGACCTTCGACAACAACGCGCGCCCTGCGATGGAGTTCTACCGCTCCGTGCTCGGCGGCGAGCTGACCATCATGACGTTCGGCGACATGGGGGCCGAGGGCCCGGTCCCGCCGCCGGACGGCGTGATGCACGCCAACCTGGAGACCCCCGACGGGTTCGTCCTCATGGCGTCCGACGGCGACTCGGAGCGTCCCGTCGGATCCGCCGCCGCGGGGGTGTCGATCAGCCTGTCCGGTGACGACCTCGGCAAGCTCGAGGGCTGGTTCCACGCACTCGCCGACGGCGGCACGATCGACGTGCCGTTCGAGAAGCAGATGTGGGGCGACATCTTCGGCCAGGTCACCGACCGGTTCGGCGTGCGCTGGCTGGTGGACTCGGCGGCGCCCGCGGCCTGA